In Erigeron canadensis isolate Cc75 chromosome 6, C_canadensis_v1, whole genome shotgun sequence, the following are encoded in one genomic region:
- the LOC122605904 gene encoding uncharacterized protein LOC122605904, producing the protein MMILRRRPFLIGVVIVMAFGLAVYLRLWTIDFQISSIETDLLRREFDLANKEAVDESAEWRLRFDEAEERATKCTKELKRVKETLQDYSASSMKKRLDMLQKENINLLERVENLKQELEAEKLKCSMQKNVTM; encoded by the exons ATGATGATACTAAGACGGCGGCCGTTCTTGATCGGCGTGGTAATCGTGATGGCTTTTGGACTCGCGGTTTACTTGAGGCTTTGGACCAttgattttcaaatttcatCCATTGAAACCGATTTACTGCG AAGGGAGTTTGATCTTGCAAATAAGGAAGCGGTTGATGAGTCTGCAGAGTGGAGGCTCAGATTCGATGAGGCCGAAGAACGAGCTACCAAGTGTACTAAGGAGCTCAAAAGA GTTAAGGAGACTCTTCAGGATTATAGTGCTTCCAGTATGAAGAAAAGGCTAGATATGTTGCAGAAG GAGAATATAAACTTGTTGGAAAGGGTTGAGAATTTGAAACAAGAGCTTGAAGCTGAGAAGCTGAAGTGTAGTATGCAGAAAAATGTAACCATGTAA
- the LOC122605410 gene encoding CASP-like protein 5A1 codes for MSRPAVHPVEPPPMIDGRNDAPPPRRVRMKDVQGMPGTPAGLILRVLQFIFAVISLSVMSSTSDFPSVTSFRYLVGAVGLQCLWSLSAAIIDVYALCVKRSLRNHAVITVYTIGDGVTSTLTFAAACACAGITVLISNDLNTCDVNHCKRFMSATAMAFLSWFAVSPSFFLNFWSLASQ; via the exons ATGAGCCGGCCGGCGGTACACCCAGTGGAACCGCCGCCAATGATAGATGGCAGAAATGACGCGCCGCCGCCAAGACGGGTGAGAATGAAAGACGTACAAGGGATGCCCGGTACGCCAGCCGGGCTCATCCTCCGTGTCCTTCAGTTTATCTTCGCCGTCATTTCACTTTCCGTCATGTCTTCCACCTCCGATTTCCCCTCCGTCACCTCTTTCCG ATACCTTGTAGGTGCTGTTGGGTTGCAATGTTTGTGGAGCTTGTCAGCAGCCATAATCGATGTATATGCACTTTGTGTCAAAAGAAGCTTGAGGAATCATGCAGTTATTACTGTGTACACTATCGGTGACGGG GTTACATCGACACTTACTTTTGCTGCTGCATGTGCATGTGCGGGCATCACAGTTCTTATCAGCAATGATCTTAATACATGTGACGTGAATCATTGCAAAAGGTTCATGTCAGCCACTgctatggcatttctaagttgGTTCGCTGTATCTCCGTCTTTTTTCTTGAACTTTTGGTCTTTGGCATCACAATGA
- the LOC122605987 gene encoding uncharacterized protein LOC122605987, giving the protein MATRKFHHHDQKPKFLYLGGGGDHRINPVDDDDGFEMNESDIWNTGVDNYSNEPHQNMPISRKSKFPLKTHHHQQKKVPMAKSLPVNVPDWSKILRDEYKHHGSTRDISDYDHDHNYSNDNDDHDDNYEKLPPHEYLARTRIASFSVHEGVGRRLKGRDLSRVRNAIWKQTGFEQG; this is encoded by the coding sequence ATGGCAACAAGAAAGTTTCATCACCATGATCAAAAACCAAAGTTTCTTtatcttggtggtggtggtgatcatAGAATCAACCCCGTGGACGATGATGACGGATTCGAGATGAACGAATCCGACATCTGGAACACTGGGGTTGACAATTATTCTAATGAGCCTCATCAAAACATGCCCATATCAAGAAAATCAAAGTTTCCATTGAAAACTCATCAtcaccaacaaaaaaaagtgcCAATGGCCAAGTCATTGCCGGTTAACGTACCCGATTGGTCCAAGATTTTGAGAGATGAATACAAGCATCATGGGAGTACTAGAGACATTAGTGATTATGATCATGATCATAATTATagtaatgataatgatgatcatgatgataaTTATGAGAAGTTGCCACCTCATGAGTATTTAGCAAGGACTAGAATTGCTTCATTTTCTGTTCATGAAGGTGTTGGAAGAAGGCTTAAAGGCAGAGATTTGAGTAGGGTTAGAAATGCTATTTGGAAGCAAACCGGTTTTGAACAAGGTtaa
- the LOC122603143 gene encoding ribonuclease P protein subunit p29: MGTSIKDQTNPAFEAIARREAFELHLQQMNNNKRLSDKNRVDQGSASLKRTNQQISSSTNAANTPSKKGKYSFTGQTSTRDTEADHPIYLPLSHPVHEKLAMPNPEVNVVDKILHELLQSGDSAQNYVQGSRRMKIDNLVHLDNKVQKRNMSGMALADALRSHSKRSKKHMSMKQHKKHGSLDFPLELHNFEKFKPMHEMWKGYIMQLLKNAGKSQMAQCLLSADLHGAHILVADCRMADFKGVSGIMIRETAETFGIITKDNKFKVVLKKISVFMLQVDCWKITLYGDKLTSRKVGQ; encoded by the exons ATGGGAACAAGTATAAAAGATCAAACTAACCCTGCATTCGAGGCGATAGCACGTAGAGAAGCTTTCGAGCTTCACTTACAACAAATGAACAATAATAAGAGACTTTCAGACAAGAACAGAGTGGATCAAGGCTCTGCGAGTTTGAAGCGCACGAATCAGCAAATATCGTCGTCCACAAATGCTGCAAACACGCCATCCAAGAAAG GAAAGTATTCTTTTACTGGGCAAACGTCTACACGAG ACACCGAAGCAGATCATCCTATATATCTTCCACTCTCTCACCCTGTACATGAGAAGTTAGCAATGCCGAATCCTGAG GTAAATGTGGTCGACAAGATTTTGCATGAACTTTTGCAGAGTGGTGATTCTGCCCAGAATTACGTCCAAGGATCTAGAAGAATGAAAATCGACAATCTGGTTCATCTTGATAATAAAGTACAAAAACGCAACATGTCTGGCATGGCACTTGCAGACGCTTTACGAAGTCACTCAAAGAGATCAAAGAAACACATGTCCATGAAACAACACAAGAAACATGGATCATTGGATTTTCCTCTAGAGCTTCACAA TTTTGAAAAGTTTAAACCAATGCATGAAATGTGGAAAGGCTACATAATGCAACTCCTAAAAAACGCTGG GAAAAGTCAAATGGCTCAGTGTCTTCTTAGTGCAGATCTACATGGTGCTCATATTTTAG TCGCAGACTGCAGAATGGCTGACTTCAAGGGAGTGAGTGGCATCATGATTCGTGAAACTGCTGAAACATTTGGAATAATTACAAAAGATAATAAATTTAAAG TTGTCCTGAAGAAGATTTCTGTATTTATGCTTCAAGTTGATTGCTGGAAGATTACACTATATGGAGATAAACTCACTTCCAGGAAAGTTGGCCAATGA
- the LOC122604810 gene encoding BTB/POZ domain-containing protein At5g03250-like: MACMKLGTKSDAFRLVDHAWMCTGGLPSDVMIEIGETSFYLHKFPLMARSGLLTRLIEDNPSEEGLICVAHLNDIPGGAKSFEIIAKFCYGVKLELTSHNVISLRCAAEYLQMTDNYGEDNLIAQTEYFLNQVFSTWSDTMIALESCEEVFSDAEELNLISRCIDSLAMKACLGPSPNTYDRHTRSTSGMDDFTQDQVLNGISTSAKPHTLGDNWWYKDVSFLGLHLYRRVILAMEARGMKSETIAGSLVGYAKKFIPLMNRQSSFNDASHSKPVYTPSEADQRALLEDIVGLFPNRKGIVGTKFLIRLLRTAMVLHVSPSCRENLEKRVGAQLDSAHLDDILIPNQGFNSVDTLYDIDCFQRILEYYISMDSSSTLNSPCIVEEGLEDGGQSLSSMTSVANLVDSYLSDVAADVNMKLSQFQSLAVAVPDYARPQSDGMYHAVDIFLKAHPWITDSEREQICRLMNIQKLSLEGSAHAAQNERLPLRVIVQVLFFEQIRLRTSIAGWFFVSENLDSNKINGEMVSTQGRTGIHEMRERVVELERECEKMKYEIREVKSKTSWSFFCKRRRHHRR; the protein is encoded by the exons ATGGCTTGTATGAAGCTTGGTACAAAATCTGACGCATTTCGTCTTGTAGACCATGCATG GATGTGTACTGGCGGGCTTCCAAGCGATGTCATGATTGAGATAGGTGAAACATCATTTTATCTCCATAAG TTTCCTTTAATGGCAAGAAGTGGGCTTTTAACTAGACTGATTGAAGACAATCCTAGTGAAGAAGGGCTAATTTGTGTTGCCCATCTAAATGACATACCTGGTGGGGCTAAATCATTTGAGATTATAGCTAAGTTTTGTTATGGTGTAAAGCTAGAGCTTACGTCCCATAATGTGATCAGCCTTCGGTGTGCTGCAGAGTACCTTCAAATGACTGATAATTACGGAGAAGATAATTTGATTGCACAAACAGAGTATTTTCTAAATCAAGTGTTTAGCACTTGGTCCGATACCATGATTGCTCTTGAAAGCTGTGAGGAAGTTTTTTCAGATGCAGAAGAGCTAAACCTTATTTCTAGGTGCATTGATTCATTAGCAATGAAAGCTTGTTTGGGTCCAAGTCCTAATACATACGACAGGCATACACGTTCCACATCAGGAATGGATGACTTCACACAGGACCAAGTTTTGAATGGAATCTCTACGTCTGCGAAGCCACATACATTAGGTGACAACTGGTGGTATAAAGATGTATCCTTTCTTGGTTTACATTTATATAGACGAGTAATTTTAGCTATGGAGGCAAGAGGCATGAAATCAGAGACGATAGCTGGGTCACTTGTGGGCTATGCAAAGAAATTTATACCTTTAATGAATAGACAATCGAGTTTTAATGATGCAAGCCATTCTAAACCGGTTTATACTCCATCTGAAGCAGATCAAAGGGCGCTTTTGGAAGATATTGTGGGGTTATTTCCAAACCGAAAAGGAATTGTTGGGACTAAGTTTCTTATAAGGCTACTTAGAACTGCCATGGTGCTACACGTGAGTCCATCTTGTAGGGAAAATCTGGAGAAACGGGTTGGGGCCCAATTAGATTCAGCTCACTTAGACGATATACTGATACCAAATCAAGGATTCAATTCAGTGGATACCTTGTATGACATAGATTGTTTTCAAAGAATTCTAGAGTATTACATATCTATGGACTCTTCTAGTACACTAAATTCTCCGTGTATAGTggaagaggggttggaagatggGGGCCAATCTTTGAGTTCTATGACATCAGTGGCTAATCTTGTTGATTCATATCTTTCTGACGTGGCTGCAGACGTGAACATGAAATTATCCCAGTTTCAGTCTCTTGCGGTCGCTGTTCCAGATTATGCGCGTCCACAATCTGATGGCATGTATCATGCAGTTGATATCTTTTTAAAG GCACATCCATGGATAACAGACTCTGAGCGCGAGCAAATCTGCAGACTCATGAACATTCAGAAGCTATCATTGGAGGGGAGCGCTCATGCAGCTCAGAACGAGAGGCTTCCTTTGCGTGTCATAGTGCAAGTCCTTTTCTTTGAGCAGATAAGGCTGCGTACATCTATTGCAGGGTGGTTTTTTGTGTCTGAAAATCTGGATAGTAACAAAATTAATGGTGAAATGGTTAGCACACAGGGGAGAACGGGTATACATGAGATGAGGGAGCGTGTCGTTGAGCTTGAAAGGGAGTGTGAGAAGATGAAGTATGAGATTCGTGAAGTGAAATCGAAAACAAGTTGGAGCTTTTTCTGCAAGCGAAGGAGGCATCATCGTCGATAG